CCTGAAACATAGGCGGCATCACACTCATCTTTCAGGACTTCCAGCCCGTGTCCAATGACGGACAAGGGCCCTGCTCCTGGTTCCCGATCATGCGCGATCGACACGGACTCAGGCAGCTCAGGAAGTTCCTGAGCTTGCGAGGACATTACAATCACTGGGGAAACAACGGAAGAAACGATTCGCACCACTCGCTGTAACATGAATTCATTTCCCACAGGCAACAACGCCTTGGGATAATTCATACGCGAACTTTCTCCTCCACAGAGAATGATCCCGCCGATCTTCATTTGCTGGTTTGAGTTTGACATATTCTTGCAGGTAACTTACAAAAAGAATTCGAAAAATGCAGTTTAACACAAAACAGAGAAACGATCTGAAAAATGAGTGATCAGAATTCTGAACAAGCCCCCTGGTATCGAGATGGATTACAATTTACGTGTACGCAATGCGGCAATTGTTGCACAGGAGATCCCGGTGTTGTATGGGTCGATGATTCAGAAATAGAGGCAATTGCAGAACTAACGGGTAAAACAAAGGGAGAAATATTGTTAATGCATACCCGCCTTTACGCAGGGCGGCGTTCATTAACGGAATTTGCGAACGGCGACTGTACGTTCTTCGATCCGGAAAAACGAGGTTGCACTATTTATGAAGCCCGCCCCACTCAGTGCCGAACCTGGCCGTTCTGGAACTCAAACCTTGAGAGTAAAGCAAGTTGGGACTCACTCGCACCAGGCTGTCCGGGTGCAGGTAAAGGCGCGTTTGTCAGCTTTGAAGAAATCCAAAAGCGTGCCGCACAAACAGACTTATAATCTCTGGCTTTTTATGCTTACAGTCAAACCAGTCACTTTGTGGTAACACGTTTAAACGAGCCTCCGTCTACTTCCTATAAATTCAGCTTTCGATGCGAAAAGATTGTTTTGACTTTCCTGAGGCACAGGAAGTGGATGAGCATTTGCGATTTAATAAGTATCGATTCATAAAGGCTTTGTATCTCTCAATTACTGTGAAAGTCACTCTCCATCCCACTTTTTTCAAATTTAGTGAGAACTTTGTAAAAAAAACCTCGCAGCAACAACTGGGGATTCTGACAAGTTTGCGAATACTTGGATGAACTCATTATACGAGGAATACCAAACCCCCTATCTAACTGCTGATAAATGAGTTACACAACATCATATCTGTTGATAACCTTCTGGAACAGTCTCAAAACACTTGTGTAAGAATTACCGCCGCTCAGTGATACTTTGTATAATATCGCTCTGATTCCCTTCCCCTGCCAAAGATCGGTCTTGACTTACTGTTCAATTGTGGGAAATAATCTATTATGACACTAAGTCGTGTAACCCATTACAGTTGAGACGGCTCATGAGTGCCCAGCGGAAGGGCGTAGCTGTCCGACGGCTTCTCAAAATTGGGAGAACCCAGTCGTGACGAAAAAAGAGATAGTCAAAGTAATTTCGGAAGAGATTGGTCTGACGCAACTCAAGACAAAAGAGATCGTGCAAAAAACGTTTGATGCGATTGTTGACACTCTTGTCACCGACAAGCGCATTGAGCTCCGTAACTTTGGCGTATTTGAAGTCAAAAAGCGGGCAGCGCGAAAGGCCAGGAATCCTCGCACAGGTGATCGTGTCGACGTTGAAGAGAAATACGTCGTAACATTTAAACCTGGCAAGGAAATGGAAAAGCGTGTGCGGAATCTGGAAGAAGAAGCAGCAAGACTTAAGGCAGCTGCTTCACAACCACAGGCGAGTGCTCCTGCGGCTTCACAGCCTCAGCAGACACCACCGGCGGCACCACAATCTCCAGGTTCAGCTCCGGGAACCCCACAGGTAGGAACTTATAATAACGGTTCATACCCTTCGGGAACTCAGCATACACCTTAAGCCTGCATCCTCAAGACTTTACTGCTGAAAGAACTGGTATGAGCTTTTTCATAACCGGCCTGTTTTGAAAGTACCGAAACAGTCCGGTTTTTTTATTGCTTCAGTTCCGTATTGTTCACAACGAGAATTGCCTCAAAACCTCACGATCCCTCCCCGTCATAGTGAGTCCTATCAAACGAAAATGACTCCACTTACACCAAATATGCAGCGGCAATAATGAATAGTTGTTCCGTAAATTGCTTTGATTTACAGCTCTCGCCTCCTGTTTTTCGCCAGATAAACCGATTTACTACAATAATTGGAATAATCCGTATTTTTTACCAAAGTCTCCTGATCTGATTGTCGATAAAACGAACTAGAGGAAATTAAAGGTGGTATTTATAATTCCTGCCCCTCTCCTCGAGTAACATTTCAGCACTTTAACCCCTTCGATATTGGTTTGATGCCTTTCATTCAATGGTTTGAATTAAGGGATCGTTGCCTGGGATCAAGACCAGCACAAATATGGCACGACCATATCATGGAGAAAAAAATGCGTAAGTTCCTATTGGCCAGCATGTTAATTGCAGTTTCTCTCACTCAGGTCGGATGTGTGGTTCCTATCTACTCATCCTCACGAGATGATCGTGCTCGTCAATTAATTTTCCAGTCAGAAAGTATGCGACATATACCAAAGATCTGGGAACGGATCTGGGGGTTGGATATGCCCGATGTGGCAACACCTTATCGAACTCACGGCGGCGTGATTTAATTCACGCTTCTGGCTAAACGCATGATATTACCGCTCTGTTCAACCTGGTTCCGTATCAATTGAACAATCATAATCCAATAAAATATTCACAGCTGCCATAAAATTGTTTTTGGCAGCTGTTCTGCGTTTAAGGATTCTCTTTTCAGGGGTAGACTAACTGGTCCTCTCACAGTGAGAACGCTAAGATGAGCTTCTGTGGGTCGTTAGCCCCCTTCACAGTGCTGTGATTCGTCATCAATCTCATGACACGATGGTTGGCATAGCACTTCTTCACTATCCAAACTCAAAAGCTCGATCATGCAGCCTTAAACTGCAACGCGGATAAACAGACGATGAACGCCCCGACCCAAACGGATCTCTTATCAGTCACCCTGAACCGCCTCACACTAAAGAACCCGATTCTGGTCGCATCGGGAACATTTGGTTACGCGCGTGAAATGCAGCCCTTTCTCGACTTCTCAAAGTTGGGTGGCATTATCCCGAAAACAATCACCACAGAACCACGGATCGGAAACCCTCCGCCACGCACGATCGAAACCAGTGCCGGCCTCCTGAATTCGATTGGACTGGATAATGATGGGATCAATCTGTTTCTGGAAAAGCATCTGAATTATCTATCTTCGCTGGAGACTGCTCTGATCGTCAATATCGCAGGACGCAGCATCGATGAGATGGCAGTGATGGCATCCCGGCTGGATGCGTTTGGAGATCAAATCGCTGCACTGGAGTTGAATATCTCCTGTCCGAATGTCAGCGGTGGTGTTGATTATGGCACTCAACCCGAGATGACAGAAAAGATGCTCAAACAGGTCACTGAAAGCTGCCAGCTACCGATCATTGCCAAACTGACGCCGAATGTCACCAGCGTCGTGGACATTGCCCAAGCGGCTGCTGCAGGCGGAGCTGATGCTGTCTCGCTGATCAATACAGTACAGGGAACCGCTATCGACTGGCGTCGCAGAAAACCCATTCTGGGAGGCGTCTTTGGAGGTCTCAGCGGCCCTGCCATTAAACCGGTCGCCTTGCGAGTGGTCTGCCAGGTAGCACGTGCTGTTGAAATTCCGATTATCGGTGTCGGCGGTATTTCCAATATCGACGACGTAATGGAATTCATTGTCGCAGGTGCTTCTGCTGTTCAAATCGGGACTGCGAACTTTTACAATCCCGGTCTGGCAACCCAGCTTGTCGGAGAATTGGAGCAGATTGTTCTCGAAGAAAAATGTGCCCATATGAGTGAACTTGTGGGCTCTCTTGTGTATCCAGAAAGATAGTTTACCAGTAAATCCAGCTCCGTTCAGAGACTCAATTTCAACATCCTACAGATTTTAAAAAATAATAAAGAGAAACAGTACATGCGAGTGTTATCGGGGATCCAGCCAACGGGCCGTTTTCATTGGGGCAATTATTTCGGGGCGATCAAGCAGTACATCGACCTGCAGGATAATGAGCAGGCATTCTACTTCATCGCTGATTTACACGCACTGACGACAATCCGCGATGCAAAGCGACTGAGACAGAATTCCCAAGAGGCTGCCATCGATCTGCTGGCGCTGGGTCTGGACCCCAAGCGGGCAACACTCTTCCGCCAGTCAGACGTTCCTGAGGTCACCAGTCTCACCTGGATTCTGATGACGATTACACAAATGAGTCTGCTGGAAAAATGCCATGCCTACAAGGATAAGAAGGCAAAAGGGATCGCCGCGGATGCAGGGCTGTTTACTTATCCGGTTTTGATGGCAGCCGACATTCTGCTGTATGACAGTGACCTGGTTCCTGTCGGACAGGATCAGATTCAACACGTCGAAGTCACTCGGGATCTGGCACAACGCTTTAATACTCTCTTTGGTGAAACACTAACACTGCCGGAATCTCGTGTCCTGGATACGTCGGCCAAAGTACCGGGTATCGATGGCGAGAAAATGTCCAAAAGCTATAAAAATGTGATTGAGATTTTTGAGACTCCGAAAAAACAACGTAAAAAAGTGATGTCGATTAAAACCGATTCGGCAACGCTGGAAGATCCGAAGGACCCGGACAACTGCGCTGTGTTTGCCTTATATAAGCTGTTTGCCGACGAAACTCAGCAGGCAGAGCTGGCAAAACGCTATCGAGCGGGTGGCATGGGCTACGGAGATGCCAAACAGTCGGTACATGATGCGGCCCTTGAATACTTCGGAGAAGCCCGCGAACGCCGGGAACAACTGGCAGCCGATACGGATACTCTTAACGATATTCTGGCTGAGGGAGCCCGACAAGCCAGGGAAAAAGGCAAGGAAGTTTTAGACCGGGTTCAAGCAGCCTGCGGCCTGGGATCAACTTATATATCAAAATGAAATACAACTTATGCCGGATCAGCCTTCAGAATCACAGCCTGCTCAGCGGCATTCTAATGCCAGCTTCATTCAATGGCTCATCGTCTCATTGATTTTGATCACGGCTCTGTCTCTGCTCGCGGTCCATCTCCCGGAGCGATTGAAGCTGCTGCTGGTTTATGCGGTCGTGTACGGACTGATCTCCGGCGGTGCATTGACGACCCTCGCCATCAAACTGGGAGTGCCTGTCAAACGGACACTCATT
This window of the Gimesia fumaroli genome carries:
- a CDS encoding YkgJ family cysteine cluster protein, with product MSDQNSEQAPWYRDGLQFTCTQCGNCCTGDPGVVWVDDSEIEAIAELTGKTKGEILLMHTRLYAGRRSLTEFANGDCTFFDPEKRGCTIYEARPTQCRTWPFWNSNLESKASWDSLAPGCPGAGKGAFVSFEEIQKRAAQTDL
- a CDS encoding HU family DNA-binding protein; translated protein: MTKKEIVKVISEEIGLTQLKTKEIVQKTFDAIVDTLVTDKRIELRNFGVFEVKKRAARKARNPRTGDRVDVEEKYVVTFKPGKEMEKRVRNLEEEAARLKAAASQPQASAPAASQPQQTPPAAPQSPGSAPGTPQVGTYNNGSYPSGTQHTP
- a CDS encoding dihydroorotate dehydrogenase — translated: MNAPTQTDLLSVTLNRLTLKNPILVASGTFGYAREMQPFLDFSKLGGIIPKTITTEPRIGNPPPRTIETSAGLLNSIGLDNDGINLFLEKHLNYLSSLETALIVNIAGRSIDEMAVMASRLDAFGDQIAALELNISCPNVSGGVDYGTQPEMTEKMLKQVTESCQLPIIAKLTPNVTSVVDIAQAAAAGGADAVSLINTVQGTAIDWRRRKPILGGVFGGLSGPAIKPVALRVVCQVARAVEIPIIGVGGISNIDDVMEFIVAGASAVQIGTANFYNPGLATQLVGELEQIVLEEKCAHMSELVGSLVYPER
- the trpS gene encoding tryptophan--tRNA ligase, which codes for MRVLSGIQPTGRFHWGNYFGAIKQYIDLQDNEQAFYFIADLHALTTIRDAKRLRQNSQEAAIDLLALGLDPKRATLFRQSDVPEVTSLTWILMTITQMSLLEKCHAYKDKKAKGIAADAGLFTYPVLMAADILLYDSDLVPVGQDQIQHVEVTRDLAQRFNTLFGETLTLPESRVLDTSAKVPGIDGEKMSKSYKNVIEIFETPKKQRKKVMSIKTDSATLEDPKDPDNCAVFALYKLFADETQQAELAKRYRAGGMGYGDAKQSVHDAALEYFGEARERREQLAADTDTLNDILAEGARQAREKGKEVLDRVQAACGLGSTYISK